Proteins encoded in a region of the Haloarcula litorea genome:
- a CDS encoding CPBP family intramembrane glutamic endopeptidase produces the protein MASLRSWIDHHRLLSFVVVAYAFTWTIQGALAYSGMAASWTHSILIGFGGFGPPIGAAVVIWASGGSLRKWVGQMFKWRIGAKWWALALGLPLSILSLGVLLFVLAGGPIDLTEFESPFIYLFALVWGTVWGGGQEDLGWRGFMLPILQDSYSALTSSVIVGVAWAAWHLPLFLNATTTHGGWPLSQQLLWMVSILAGSILWTWMYNSTGGSVLAVAVFHAGVNAMGIFHPADPEALIPNGVPDPWLNLLAEVTGAVPLVLIAIVLVFVYGADRLADRDPPTPQDAGLPPVAKSDYRV, from the coding sequence ATGGCTAGTCTCCGCTCGTGGATCGATCACCACCGTCTCCTGAGCTTCGTTGTGGTCGCGTATGCGTTCACTTGGACGATCCAGGGGGCGCTCGCGTATTCGGGGATGGCAGCCTCCTGGACGCACTCGATCCTGATCGGCTTCGGCGGCTTCGGTCCGCCGATCGGCGCGGCAGTCGTCATCTGGGCCTCCGGTGGGAGCCTCCGTAAGTGGGTCGGCCAGATGTTCAAGTGGCGAATCGGGGCGAAATGGTGGGCGCTCGCGTTGGGGCTCCCGTTGAGTATTCTCTCACTGGGCGTCTTGCTGTTCGTCTTGGCTGGCGGCCCGATCGACCTCACCGAATTCGAATCACCCTTCATCTATCTGTTCGCACTAGTGTGGGGGACCGTGTGGGGTGGCGGCCAGGAAGATCTCGGCTGGCGTGGCTTTATGCTCCCGATCCTGCAGGACTCCTACAGTGCGCTGACCTCGAGTGTCATCGTTGGCGTCGCGTGGGCTGCGTGGCATCTCCCGTTGTTCCTGAACGCGACGACCACCCACGGTGGCTGGCCGCTCTCCCAGCAACTCCTCTGGATGGTCTCCATCCTTGCTGGGTCCATCCTCTGGACGTGGATGTACAACAGCACCGGCGGGAGCGTGCTCGCCGTCGCGGTGTTCCACGCTGGCGTCAATGCGATGGGTATCTTCCACCCCGCCGACCCAGAGGCACTCATTCCAAACGGTGTGCCTGACCCCTGGCTGAACCTGCTCGCCGAAGTCACCGGAGCAGTTCCACTCGTGCTGATTGCGATCGTGCTGGTCTTCGTCTACGGCGCTGACCGCCTCGCCGACCGCGACCCACCGACCCCACAGGATGCCGGTCTCCCACCGGTAGCTAAGAGTGATTACCGCGTGTGA
- a CDS encoding heavy metal translocating P-type ATPase produces MTKQSITQYYRKHRKAIVTATSGLLYGGGWSLGYLTSFEMASAAILVLATIVGGYDVAKTAYHEVTNRTLGIKTLVTLAAIGAIVIGEYWEAAAVVFLFSLGSYLEGRTMRKTRTALQELLEMTPETATVRRDGELQEVPAREVEEGEVVVVKPGGKIPVDGEVVDGESAVNQAPVTGESAPVHKADGDEVYAGTVNREGALEVRTTGAGSDTTLERIIRRVEEAQEAQSPTESLIDRFAKYYTPGVIVLAIGAYAVTQNAILSLTLLVIGCPGALVIGPPVSIVSAIGNAARSGVLLKGGEHLERAGKIDLVAFDKTGTLTKGETAVADVEGFGVADDEVLSLAATAEKKSEHHLADAIVDAAREGPTAAADGGTAVAQAEETDASLQSVPDPDDFDVVAGKGVIADTDGHEVVVGNRALLDDRDIDVPSPVADYVRERERRGETVVHVVRDGDIIGAIALRDELREAAPGVVAALQDVGIETVMLTGDNERTAAAVAEEVGIDEYRAELLPEDKQTVIEAYRADGRVVAMVGDGINDAPSLATADVGIAMGAAGTDTAIETADMALMADDLDRIPYAVKLSKATRWNVLENVGLAVLTVTVLLAGVLTSYVTLASGMLVHEASVLAVILNGMRLLRH; encoded by the coding sequence ATGACCAAACAATCGATCACCCAGTACTACCGGAAACACCGGAAGGCCATCGTCACGGCGACGAGCGGCCTGCTGTACGGCGGTGGCTGGAGTCTGGGCTACCTCACGAGTTTCGAGATGGCAAGCGCCGCCATCCTCGTCCTCGCGACGATCGTGGGTGGCTACGACGTCGCCAAGACCGCCTACCACGAGGTCACGAACCGGACGCTCGGCATCAAGACGCTGGTGACGCTGGCGGCGATCGGGGCCATCGTCATCGGGGAGTACTGGGAAGCGGCGGCCGTCGTCTTCCTGTTCAGCCTCGGTAGCTACCTCGAAGGCCGGACGATGCGGAAGACCCGGACGGCCCTCCAGGAGCTGCTGGAGATGACCCCCGAGACGGCGACCGTCCGTCGCGACGGGGAACTCCAGGAGGTTCCCGCCCGCGAGGTCGAGGAGGGCGAGGTCGTCGTCGTGAAGCCGGGCGGGAAGATTCCGGTCGATGGCGAGGTCGTCGACGGCGAAAGCGCCGTCAATCAGGCACCGGTCACCGGCGAGAGCGCGCCCGTCCACAAGGCCGACGGCGACGAGGTCTACGCCGGGACTGTCAACCGAGAAGGCGCGCTCGAAGTCCGGACGACGGGTGCGGGCTCGGATACGACGCTCGAACGTATCATCCGTCGCGTCGAAGAGGCCCAGGAGGCCCAGTCGCCCACGGAGAGTCTCATCGACCGGTTCGCGAAGTACTACACGCCCGGCGTCATCGTGCTGGCGATCGGCGCGTATGCGGTCACGCAGAACGCGATCCTGTCGCTGACGCTGCTGGTCATCGGCTGTCCGGGCGCGCTGGTCATCGGGCCGCCGGTCAGCATCGTCTCGGCCATCGGCAACGCCGCCCGGTCGGGCGTGCTGCTGAAGGGCGGCGAACACCTCGAGCGCGCCGGCAAGATCGACCTCGTCGCCTTCGACAAGACCGGCACCCTCACGAAGGGCGAGACCGCCGTCGCGGACGTCGAGGGGTTCGGCGTCGCCGACGACGAGGTCCTCTCGCTCGCGGCGACCGCCGAGAAGAAGAGCGAACACCACCTCGCCGACGCCATCGTCGACGCGGCCCGCGAGGGGCCGACTGCTGCGGCGGACGGTGGGACGGCGGTCGCCCAGGCGGAGGAGACGGACGCCAGCCTCCAGTCGGTGCCCGATCCCGACGACTTCGACGTGGTCGCTGGTAAGGGCGTCATCGCCGATACCGATGGCCACGAAGTTGTCGTCGGCAACCGCGCACTGCTGGACGACCGCGACATCGACGTCCCCAGTCCGGTCGCCGACTACGTCCGCGAGCGTGAGAGGCGCGGCGAGACGGTCGTCCACGTCGTCCGGGACGGGGACATCATCGGCGCAATCGCGCTGCGGGACGAGCTCCGGGAGGCTGCTCCTGGCGTCGTCGCGGCGCTTCAGGACGTCGGCATCGAGACGGTGATGCTCACCGGCGACAACGAGCGGACGGCCGCCGCCGTCGCCGAAGAGGTCGGCATCGACGAGTACCGCGCCGAACTCCTCCCCGAGGACAAGCAGACCGTCATCGAGGCCTACCGAGCCGACGGGCGCGTGGTCGCGATGGTCGGCGACGGCATCAACGACGCGCCGTCGCTGGCGACCGCCGACGTCGGCATCGCGATGGGTGCCGCCGGGACGGACACTGCCATCGAGACGGCGGATATGGCGCTGATGGCCGACGACCTCGACCGCATCCCCTACGCGGTCAAACTCAGCAAGGCGACGCGCTGGAACGTCCTCGAGAACGTCGGGCTCGCAGTCCTGACCGTCACCGTCCTCCTCGCCGGCGTGCTCACCAGCTACGTCACCCTTGCGTCGGGGATGCTGGTCCACGAGGCCAGCGTCCTCGCGGTCATCCTCAACGGGATGCGACTGCTTCGCCACTGA
- a CDS encoding heavy-metal-associated domain-containing protein → MSDTTQFRVLDFDCPTCASTVERALSNVDGVQHVEVHYATGRVEIEYDDSVADPDAFAQTIENQGYTPQPA, encoded by the coding sequence ATGAGCGACACGACCCAGTTCCGCGTCCTCGACTTCGACTGCCCGACCTGTGCGAGCACCGTCGAACGCGCCCTGTCGAACGTCGACGGTGTCCAGCACGTCGAAGTCCACTACGCGACCGGCCGCGTCGAAATCGAGTACGACGACAGCGTCGCTGACCCCGACGCCTTCGCACAGACCATCGAAAACCAGGGGTACACGCCCCAGCCCGCCTAA
- a CDS encoding ArsR/SmtB family transcription factor, translated as MSGSSTDHRLEDIAVRDTRVSDAIDEPMRAMILDILSEEALTATEVHGRLEDRGVDRTENTVRHHINELRDAGLVDVVRFEEGRGGTTKYYHANTIVLSYSLPESADDAVEEMIEAVQPQIRDSLDTLTEDHDDAIAELVADMQPCEHCRTQKYETYVLLTVLRRAFVRAHRDSQINKW; from the coding sequence ATGAGTGGTTCCAGCACCGACCACCGGCTTGAGGACATCGCGGTGCGAGACACGCGGGTTTCGGACGCCATCGACGAACCGATGCGGGCGATGATCCTCGATATCCTCTCTGAGGAGGCGCTGACCGCAACTGAGGTCCACGGCCGCTTAGAGGACCGCGGCGTCGACCGCACGGAGAACACGGTCCGTCATCACATCAACGAGTTGCGGGATGCCGGTCTCGTCGACGTCGTCCGCTTCGAGGAAGGGCGCGGCGGGACGACGAAGTACTACCACGCGAATACGATCGTCCTCTCGTACTCGCTGCCGGAGTCGGCCGACGACGCTGTCGAGGAGATGATCGAGGCCGTTCAGCCCCAGATCAGGGACTCACTCGACACTCTCACAGAAGACCACGACGACGCGATAGCGGAGCTCGTCGCAGATATGCAGCCGTGTGAGCACTGTCGGACCCAGAAGTACGAAACCTACGTGCTCCTGACTGTCCTCCGCCGGGCGTTCGTTCGTGCACACCGAGATTCTCAGATAAACAAGTGGTGA
- a CDS encoding heavy-metal-associated domain-containing protein, whose product MTTTITVEGMSCGHCEQTVEEALEEVAGVTSVTVDRESEQASVDGEAAVTALVAAAEDAGYTAHA is encoded by the coding sequence ATGACGACGACCATCACCGTGGAAGGAATGTCGTGCGGTCACTGTGAACAGACGGTCGAAGAGGCCCTTGAAGAGGTCGCTGGCGTGACTTCTGTGACCGTCGACAGGGAGAGCGAACAGGCGAGTGTCGACGGTGAGGCAGCGGTCACGGCCCTCGTAGCGGCCGCCGAAGACGCGGGATACACCGCTCACGCCTGA
- a CDS encoding copper-translocating P-type ATPase, translated as MDDHKDTAENSPGEEDQQDTTSHQHEHGDHEGHGEGHGGMHEGHERMFRRRFFVSTLLSVPVLLYSETLQEWLGFSVPAFPGSEWINPVFAVIVFAYGGVPFLQMALPELKDRSPGMMTLISMAITVAFVYSLASVVFPTQSAFFWELVTLIDIMLLGHWIEMRSVRRASSALDELAKLMPDTAERITDDGGTEEVPVGELSEGDLVLVRPGASVPADGTVEEGDSDVNESMITGESKPVSKEPGDEVIGGTINGDGSLRVRVGATGEETTLAGIMRLVEEAQQSKSETQVLADRAAGWLFYVALGAAVVTAIAWTVAVSFDATVIERVVTVLVIACPHALGLAIPLVVAINTSLAARNGMLVRDRIAMEDARDLDAIIFDKTGTLTEGEHGVVDMATVDGVDEDDALGLAAAVESDSEHMIARAIREAADGRDLSAPDATDFEAIKGRGVRGNVDGSEVYVGGPNLLAQLDSEIPDHLQRFADEAGQNAQTVVYLVRDGELIAAFAMADVIREESFRVVDALHDLGIEVAMLTGDSQDVANAVADELGIDTVFAEVLPEDKDEKVQELQDQGKLVGMVGDGVNDAPALTRADVGIAIGSGTDVAVQSADVILVQNNPMDVVRLVKLSKASYRKMQENIVWAAGYNVFAIPLAAGVLAPIGVLLSPAVGALLMSLSTVIVAINAQLLRRVDLSIPELPSGTPAAEAQPAD; from the coding sequence ATGGACGACCACAAAGATACAGCTGAGAATTCTCCGGGAGAAGAGGACCAGCAGGATACCACCAGCCACCAGCACGAACACGGCGACCACGAGGGACACGGCGAGGGGCACGGCGGGATGCACGAAGGCCACGAGCGGATGTTCCGGCGGCGCTTCTTCGTCTCGACGCTCCTGTCGGTTCCCGTTCTCCTGTACAGCGAAACGCTGCAGGAGTGGCTCGGCTTCTCCGTCCCAGCATTCCCGGGCAGCGAGTGGATCAACCCCGTCTTCGCGGTCATCGTCTTCGCGTACGGTGGCGTTCCGTTCCTCCAGATGGCACTCCCGGAGCTGAAAGACCGGTCGCCGGGGATGATGACGTTGATCTCGATGGCGATCACCGTCGCGTTCGTCTACAGCCTCGCAAGCGTGGTTTTCCCCACACAGTCGGCGTTCTTCTGGGAGCTCGTCACGCTGATCGACATCATGCTGCTCGGCCACTGGATCGAGATGCGGTCGGTCCGGCGGGCCTCCAGCGCGCTCGACGAACTGGCGAAACTGATGCCAGACACCGCCGAGCGCATCACCGACGACGGGGGGACCGAGGAAGTCCCCGTCGGTGAGCTCTCCGAGGGCGACCTCGTGCTCGTCCGACCGGGCGCGAGTGTCCCTGCTGACGGCACCGTCGAGGAGGGTGACTCCGACGTCAACGAGTCGATGATCACCGGCGAGTCGAAACCGGTCTCGAAAGAGCCCGGCGACGAGGTCATCGGCGGCACCATCAACGGCGACGGGAGTCTCCGTGTTCGCGTCGGTGCGACGGGCGAGGAGACCACACTCGCGGGCATTATGCGCCTGGTCGAGGAAGCTCAACAGAGCAAGTCCGAGACCCAAGTGCTGGCCGATCGGGCAGCCGGCTGGCTGTTCTACGTCGCGCTCGGGGCGGCAGTCGTGACCGCGATCGCGTGGACGGTCGCGGTGTCGTTCGACGCGACGGTCATCGAGCGAGTCGTGACGGTGCTCGTCATCGCCTGCCCACACGCCCTCGGGCTCGCCATCCCGCTGGTCGTCGCGATCAACACCTCGCTTGCGGCGCGCAACGGGATGCTCGTTCGCGACCGCATCGCGATGGAAGACGCACGGGATCTGGACGCCATCATCTTCGACAAGACAGGGACGCTCACCGAGGGCGAACACGGCGTCGTGGATATGGCGACCGTCGACGGCGTCGACGAGGACGACGCGCTCGGGCTGGCGGCAGCCGTCGAGAGCGACTCCGAACACATGATCGCCCGAGCGATCCGCGAGGCAGCTGACGGGCGTGATCTTAGTGCACCTGACGCGACCGATTTCGAGGCGATCAAAGGGAGAGGGGTTCGCGGGAACGTCGACGGAAGCGAGGTGTACGTCGGCGGGCCGAACCTGTTGGCCCAGCTCGATAGCGAGATCCCCGACCATCTCCAGCGCTTCGCCGACGAGGCCGGACAGAACGCCCAGACAGTGGTGTATCTCGTTCGTGACGGTGAGCTGATCGCCGCCTTCGCGATGGCCGACGTGATCCGCGAGGAGAGTTTCCGCGTCGTCGACGCACTCCACGATCTGGGCATCGAGGTGGCGATGCTGACTGGCGACTCCCAGGACGTCGCCAACGCTGTCGCCGACGAACTGGGCATCGACACGGTGTTCGCGGAGGTCCTCCCCGAAGACAAGGACGAGAAAGTCCAGGAACTCCAGGACCAGGGGAAGCTCGTGGGGATGGTCGGTGACGGCGTCAACGACGCGCCGGCGCTGACGCGGGCCGACGTCGGCATCGCCATCGGGAGCGGCACCGACGTCGCCGTCCAGTCGGCGGATGTCATCCTCGTTCAGAACAACCCGATGGACGTGGTGCGACTCGTAAAGCTCAGCAAGGCAAGCTACCGAAAGATGCAGGAGAACATCGTCTGGGCGGCCGGCTACAACGTCTTCGCGATTCCGCTCGCAGCAGGCGTGTTGGCACCGATCGGGGTTCTGCTGTCCCCCGCAGTGGGTGCGCTCTTGATGTCGTTGAGCACAGTAATCGTCGCGATCAACGCACAGCTCCTCCGCCGCGTGGACCTGTCCATCCCTGAGCTTCCAAGCGGGACACCAGCTGCGGAGGCACAGCCCGCTGACTGA
- a CDS encoding exodeoxyribonuclease VII large subunit: protein MGEVTDLHQNSTALYFTFTDGDAERLWIWANRYRKMDAGLEDGTELVLECDIGYRPVADI, encoded by the coding sequence ATTGGCGAGGTCACGGATCTCCATCAGAACAGCACGGCGCTCTATTTCACCTTCACTGACGGCGACGCCGAGCGCCTCTGGATCTGGGCGAACCGCTACCGGAAGATGGACGCCGGTCTCGAAGACGGGACCGAGCTGGTCCTCGAATGCGATATCGGCTACCGCCCAGTTGCGGATATCTAA
- a CDS encoding ArsR/SmtB family transcription factor has protein sequence MSDVRDPDALADLLGDECARTILVEAKKEPCSAAELSEYAEVSEPTVYRRLERLREYDLVAEDIQPVTDGKNYKVYRTELDGIELDLDEDGFEITVSRRERMVDRFTQFVEGT, from the coding sequence GTGTCCGACGTGCGAGACCCCGACGCACTCGCAGATTTGCTCGGCGACGAGTGTGCCCGCACGATTCTCGTCGAAGCGAAGAAGGAGCCTTGCTCTGCGGCGGAGCTCAGCGAGTATGCGGAGGTCTCGGAGCCGACAGTCTACCGGCGTCTTGAGCGGCTTCGCGAGTACGACCTCGTCGCCGAAGATATTCAGCCAGTCACTGATGGGAAGAACTACAAGGTCTATCGGACGGAGCTTGACGGCATCGAACTCGATCTCGACGAGGATGGCTTCGAGATCACGGTCTCGCGACGGGAACGGATGGTCGACCGCTTCACGCAGTTCGTAGAAGGTACCTGA
- a CDS encoding DUF7521 family protein: MFDILVQIDLETLRTVRQVSEVIPVILGLAISYLAYTAYRQNRSRPMLYIAVGFILVLFVQAPLALILIYLLELPTPVLNTILQLPEFAGLGLILYGLWVPRRD, translated from the coding sequence ATGTTCGACATACTGGTCCAGATCGATCTCGAAACGCTACGAACAGTCCGTCAAGTGAGCGAGGTAATCCCAGTGATTCTCGGGCTGGCAATCAGTTACCTCGCGTACACAGCGTACCGGCAGAATCGGAGCCGTCCGATGTTGTACATCGCGGTCGGGTTCATATTAGTGTTGTTCGTGCAAGCTCCGCTGGCCCTGATACTGATCTATCTGCTGGAACTTCCCACTCCGGTGCTCAACACCATTCTTCAACTCCCGGAATTCGCCGGCTTAGGGCTGATTCTATACGGGCTGTGGGTGCCTCGTCGAGACTGA
- a CDS encoding CPBP family intramembrane glutamic endopeptidase: MNGRRPTLARLANDYPVALFAPLALVLSWGVWVGVFSATPAWSPAWLLGAGVGAWGPGIAGVVVLRLRGDSVRSWLSDGFRTHSVIRSMALAIGVPAVITVGVAAAVFAFVGVPNRVSLGQLAPQLVASFVMTTLWTGGNEEFGWRGFALPHLQEQYSALVSGLLVGGLWTVWHAPLFVYGLYTMPPAVYAVSVLALSVALTWYYNTTDGWILGAILFHGSVNTFLNLPPRVVGGEEALSSLPIPYFGVVAVVMSGFGGILLLRYGSETLTDGDIVGRTWTDRGSASHSDSTGESERGRSHAAEG; the protein is encoded by the coding sequence ATGAACGGACGCAGACCGACTCTGGCACGACTCGCGAACGATTACCCGGTCGCCCTGTTCGCCCCGTTAGCGTTGGTACTCTCCTGGGGCGTTTGGGTCGGCGTCTTCTCGGCAACGCCGGCGTGGTCGCCAGCGTGGCTCCTCGGCGCTGGCGTCGGGGCTTGGGGGCCTGGGATTGCAGGTGTCGTCGTTCTTCGCCTCCGTGGCGACTCCGTGCGATCGTGGCTCTCGGACGGCTTCAGAACACACAGCGTGATCCGGTCGATGGCCCTCGCGATCGGTGTCCCTGCCGTTATCACCGTCGGTGTCGCCGCGGCTGTCTTCGCTTTCGTGGGCGTCCCCAACCGAGTGTCCCTCGGCCAACTGGCGCCACAGCTCGTGGCGAGCTTCGTGATGACGACACTCTGGACGGGGGGGAACGAAGAGTTTGGCTGGCGGGGATTTGCACTCCCACATCTCCAAGAGCAGTACAGCGCACTCGTTTCGGGCCTGCTCGTCGGCGGCCTCTGGACGGTGTGGCACGCACCACTGTTCGTCTACGGTCTCTACACTATGCCCCCAGCAGTGTATGCGGTGAGCGTCTTGGCGCTCTCAGTCGCTCTCACGTGGTACTACAATACCACCGATGGGTGGATTCTCGGTGCGATACTGTTTCACGGCAGTGTCAACACGTTCCTGAACCTCCCACCGCGTGTCGTCGGCGGTGAGGAAGCCCTCAGTTCCCTCCCGATCCCGTACTTCGGGGTAGTCGCGGTCGTTATGAGCGGTTTTGGCGGCATCCTGCTACTACGCTATGGGAGCGAGACGCTGACCGATGGCGACATCGTGGGCCGCACGTGGACTGACCGCGGGTCGGCATCCCACTCGGATTCAACCGGTGAGAGTGAACGTGGTCGGTCGCACGCGGCTGAGGGGTGA
- a CDS encoding type II toxin-antitoxin system HicB family antitoxin yields MAQADTGDSDSPRREIRLVQEDDGRWSAIDEGVGVASHGETRSEALVNLDEAVALHTGEIGDPVTDADLRDLGLDPEEISDEPQEPEAPWFSE; encoded by the coding sequence ATGGCTCAGGCCGACACTGGCGATTCAGACTCACCACGGCGTGAAATTCGTCTGGTACAAGAGGACGATGGCCGGTGGTCCGCCATCGACGAAGGGGTTGGTGTGGCGAGTCACGGAGAAACACGGTCTGAAGCCCTCGTAAACTTAGACGAGGCCGTTGCGCTGCACACTGGAGAAATCGGTGACCCGGTCACGGACGCCGATTTGCGTGATTTAGGGCTCGATCCCGAGGAGATCTCCGACGAGCCACAGGAACCCGAAGCACCCTGGTTTTCCGAGTAA
- a CDS encoding type II toxin-antitoxin system HicA family toxin, with translation MPAPYSSRELVAAPTEMGYQPVDRAGSHLKLRYVHPETGEIRNVTIPLGKEVSGDTLRNIADQCGANDFQSWCAWIDELL, from the coding sequence GTGCCAGCGCCGTATTCGTCCCGAGAGCTCGTCGCCGCACCGACCGAGATGGGGTATCAGCCCGTCGACCGCGCCGGAAGCCATCTGAAGCTTCGCTACGTTCACCCAGAGACAGGCGAGATCCGGAACGTCACGATCCCACTGGGGAAAGAAGTCAGCGGCGATACACTCCGGAACATCGCGGACCAGTGCGGTGCGAACGACTTTCAGTCGTGGTGTGCCTGGATTGACGAGCTCCTCTAA
- a CDS encoding cytochrome P450: MGSSSGSDDRELPPGPDGLPVLGNTHQYIRQPMGFFDELAEYGDVVHCEFPRIDAVAVFHPDYIGDVLLGQGTYERWNFDELKEFLDYEIAPRGLTFTRGEEWKQQRHFLQPMFGLDRLEGFSSAMVAATERLVDEWDDGEEIVVNEEFSRLTLSILTNSLFDFDLGERREVITEAADELQAMADMSGAGAVEMLLPSWVPTHRNRRYKRAMDAFDATVDTLIEERRANPDQYDDLLTMMLEKEDDHDYSMSDEEIHDHLITFLIAGHETTAMALTFTWLLLATNPAEQDRLETEVTTVLDGPPTADDLAALSVTERVAKEAMRLYPPAGMLFREATEDTALGGYRIPEGTKVLLPQFTVHTDDRWFDAPDQFRPERFTAEQSDERPDFAYFPFGGGPHQCIGMHFAMMELKHIVPIVARRVDFELLSSPQPEINMELTLQPSEDVRMRVHKS; encoded by the coding sequence ATGGGTTCATCTTCGGGGAGTGACGATCGAGAACTCCCACCCGGTCCGGATGGCCTCCCAGTGCTGGGAAATACACATCAGTACATCAGGCAGCCTATGGGATTTTTCGACGAGCTGGCGGAGTACGGCGATGTCGTCCACTGTGAGTTCCCGCGTATCGACGCTGTCGCTGTCTTCCACCCCGATTACATCGGTGACGTGTTGCTGGGGCAGGGCACCTACGAGCGGTGGAACTTCGATGAGCTGAAAGAATTTCTCGACTATGAGATCGCACCGCGGGGACTCACGTTCACCCGGGGCGAGGAGTGGAAACAGCAGCGACACTTCCTCCAGCCGATGTTCGGCTTGGACCGATTGGAGGGGTTCAGTTCGGCGATGGTTGCCGCCACGGAACGGCTGGTCGACGAGTGGGACGACGGCGAGGAAATCGTCGTCAACGAGGAGTTCTCCCGGCTGACGCTCTCGATTCTGACGAACTCGCTGTTCGATTTCGACCTCGGAGAGCGACGGGAGGTGATTACCGAGGCCGCCGACGAACTCCAGGCGATGGCCGACATGAGTGGTGCCGGTGCCGTCGAAATGCTGCTGCCGTCGTGGGTACCGACCCACAGGAACCGCCGCTACAAGCGGGCGATGGATGCCTTCGATGCGACCGTGGACACACTCATCGAAGAGCGACGGGCGAATCCAGACCAGTACGACGACCTCCTGACGATGATGCTCGAAAAGGAGGACGACCACGACTACTCTATGAGCGACGAGGAGATCCACGATCACCTGATCACGTTCCTCATCGCGGGGCACGAGACGACCGCGATGGCGCTGACGTTCACGTGGCTCCTACTGGCAACCAATCCGGCGGAGCAGGATCGACTAGAGACCGAGGTGACGACCGTGCTCGACGGTCCACCGACGGCCGACGATCTTGCTGCCCTCTCGGTGACGGAGCGCGTCGCCAAAGAGGCGATGCGGCTGTATCCGCCCGCCGGAATGCTGTTCCGCGAAGCCACCGAGGACACAGCGCTTGGTGGCTACCGTATCCCGGAGGGGACGAAAGTCCTCCTGCCACAGTTCACCGTCCATACCGATGACCGATGGTTCGACGCTCCCGACCAATTCCGGCCTGAGCGCTTTACTGCGGAGCAAAGCGACGAGCGGCCGGACTTTGCGTACTTCCCGTTTGGCGGTGGGCCCCACCAGTGTATCGGCATGCACTTCGCGATGATGGAACTGAAACATATCGTTCCGATTGTGGCCCGTCGTGTGGACTTCGAGTTGTTGAGTTCGCCCCAGCCCGAGATAAACATGGAACTGACGTTGCAGCCGTCCGAGGATGTCCGGATGCGCGTCCACAAATCGTGA